Proteins encoded in a region of the Mesoflavibacter profundi genome:
- a CDS encoding ATP-binding cassette domain-containing protein → MSTLEKRLKDVFVFFENKDTVLGYRKLMDCALDTQNLDIYKQIINLTDWKSKHPNQDDIFISKCLKVLEQIALINVTAYNTFKPIVTATNITKSYGNNAFKLGPISVSINKGNVYGLVGENGNGKTTLLRVLAKEIKHTSGSLEYNFDKPIKTTFDLRSSLVYIPQRTQKWYGSLKDNLKFVLSNYNISPEENEIRVLMMICRLGLWDYKDLKWSELSSGYKMRFELARTLLRQPELLLLDEPLANLDVLAQQVILEDLKSICNSLNNPIALILSSQQLYEVEKVSDKVIYLKNGKYTDNNNSKVEQDINKQLIVEIDCNTSRATLQEIFTPIALEKLVFNGGVFIAYFNANTMFYEVLDVLGSNKVNVTYIRDISKSTRRFFVS, encoded by the coding sequence ATGTCTACACTAGAAAAAAGACTTAAAGATGTTTTTGTTTTTTTTGAAAATAAAGATACTGTTTTAGGTTATCGCAAATTAATGGATTGTGCTTTAGATACTCAAAACCTAGACATCTACAAGCAAATTATTAATCTTACAGATTGGAAATCTAAACATCCTAACCAAGACGACATTTTTATTAGCAAATGTTTAAAGGTATTAGAACAAATTGCCTTAATAAATGTCACTGCATACAATACGTTTAAACCTATTGTTACTGCTACAAATATTACTAAAAGCTACGGTAATAATGCTTTTAAATTAGGTCCGATAAGCGTTTCTATAAACAAAGGAAATGTTTATGGCTTGGTTGGAGAAAACGGTAATGGTAAGACTACTTTATTACGTGTTCTTGCTAAAGAAATTAAGCATACTAGCGGTAGTTTAGAATATAATTTTGACAAGCCTATAAAAACCACTTTTGATTTAAGATCTAGTTTAGTTTATATACCACAGCGTACTCAAAAATGGTATGGTAGCCTAAAGGATAATTTAAAATTTGTCTTATCTAATTACAATATAAGTCCAGAAGAGAATGAAATTAGAGTTTTAATGATGATTTGCAGACTTGGACTTTGGGATTATAAAGATTTAAAATGGAGCGAATTATCTTCTGGTTACAAAATGCGGTTTGAATTAGCCAGAACGCTTTTAAGACAACCGGAATTACTTTTACTTGATGAGCCTCTTGCTAATTTAGATGTACTTGCACAACAGGTAATTTTAGAAGATTTAAAATCTATTTGCAACTCTTTAAACAATCCTATTGCACTTATACTTAGCTCTCAACAACTTTACGAGGTAGAAAAAGTATCTGATAAAGTGATTTACTTAAAAAATGGTAAGTACACAGATAACAACAATAGTAAAGTAGAACAAGACATAAATAAACAATTAATTGTAGAAATAGATTGCAATACTAGCAGAGCTACCTTGCAAGAAATATTTACGCCAATTGCTTTAGAAAAATTAGTTTTTAATGGTGGTGTTTTTATCGCCTATTTTAATGCAAACACCATGTTTTATGAGGTTTTAGATGTGTTAGGATCTAATAAAGTTAATGTGACTTACATAAGGGATATTTCTAAATCTACAAGACGCTTTTTTGTTTCATAA
- a CDS encoding DUF4199 domain-containing protein: MEKSIKSIATNNGLYLGLLLTLVYVIAYAVNLELLTKWWIGIGLLIAIVIFGIVSISKTKSALGGFISLKEGFTAYFITILLGLVVASIVSIVLFNFIDPDAAITLKEKTIEATAETMRNWNAPEESIIQTVEQMREQPNQFSIGSVLQSLVIQLVIYSIIGLIAALIMKKSDDNA; the protein is encoded by the coding sequence ATGGAAAAATCTATCAAATCTATTGCAACAAACAATGGACTTTATTTAGGATTACTATTAACTTTAGTTTACGTAATTGCTTACGCTGTAAATTTAGAATTACTTACTAAATGGTGGATTGGAATTGGACTTTTAATTGCTATTGTAATTTTTGGAATTGTATCTATTTCTAAAACAAAATCTGCTTTAGGTGGATTTATTTCTTTAAAAGAAGGTTTTACAGCTTACTTTATTACCATTCTACTAGGATTAGTTGTTGCTAGTATTGTATCTATTGTATTATTTAATTTTATAGATCCAGATGCTGCAATTACTTTAAAAGAAAAAACTATTGAAGCAACTGCTGAGACTATGAGAAATTGGAATGCTCCGGAAGAATCTATAATTCAAACTGTAGAGCAAATGAGAGAACAACCTAACCAGTTTAGTATTGGTAGTGTGTTACAGTCTTTAGTTATACAGCTAGTTATCTATAGTATTATTGGTCTTATTGCTGCATTAATAATGAAAAAGTCTGATGATAACGCATAA
- a CDS encoding alpha/beta hydrolase family protein — protein MNQEIIPVYFMPGMAANPTIFEYIKLPEDRFKIYWLSWKIPLKNETLQEYAKRMCDDVKHDNPVLLGVSFGGILVQEMSKHIKVRKLFVVSSVKTKHELPRRMKLLKATKAYKLLPTQLMSNVELLAKYAFGETITKRVELYKKYLSVNDKSYLDWAIEQIICWEQDQPIPNAIHIHGDSDMVFPCNHIQNCVKLKGGTHIMIINKYKWFNENLPKLILDI, from the coding sequence ATGAATCAGGAGATAATACCAGTTTATTTTATGCCAGGAATGGCAGCCAATCCGACCATTTTTGAATACATAAAATTACCCGAAGATCGTTTTAAAATCTATTGGCTATCTTGGAAAATACCATTAAAAAACGAAACACTTCAAGAGTATGCAAAACGTATGTGCGACGATGTAAAACACGATAATCCGGTGTTATTAGGAGTATCTTTTGGTGGTATTTTGGTACAAGAAATGTCAAAACATATTAAAGTTAGAAAGCTATTTGTAGTGTCTAGTGTAAAAACTAAACATGAATTACCGCGACGTATGAAACTGCTTAAAGCCACAAAAGCTTATAAATTATTACCAACGCAGTTAATGAGTAATGTAGAATTGTTAGCTAAATATGCGTTTGGCGAAACCATTACAAAACGTGTAGAGTTGTACAAAAAATATTTATCTGTTAACGATAAAAGTTATTTAGATTGGGCAATAGAACAAATAATTTGTTGGGAACAAGATCAACCAATACCAAACGCCATTCATATACATGGCGATAGTGATATGGTTTTTCCTTGTAATCATATTCAAAATTGTGTAAAATTAAAAGGAGGAACACATATTATGATTATAAATAAGTACAAATGGTTTAACGAAAATTTACCAAAACTAATATTAGATATATAA
- a CDS encoding lysoplasmalogenase, whose protein sequence is MLVLLIDIYVKLYLPIVPYRYISKPFVLLSLMVLVGYCDYKNPKSKQLLLLALTTFLIGDILIINHLNPVNFALSMLLFVAGKLLYSILFTHKEDFKIKRLIPFFVFCVLVIAFVFNFIYPRLGNYFIPVTLYFIITLIMSLFAYIRYGIVSKKSYTMVMLGISVFLISEIIMVFKTFYDVFPYQDFLIMFFMVLDNI, encoded by the coding sequence GTGTTAGTCTTACTTATAGATATATATGTAAAACTATATTTGCCAATTGTGCCTTACAGGTATATTTCTAAACCATTTGTTTTACTTTCTTTAATGGTATTAGTTGGTTATTGTGACTATAAAAATCCAAAATCAAAACAATTGTTGTTATTAGCTTTAACTACTTTTCTTATTGGAGATATTTTAATTATAAATCATTTAAATCCAGTAAATTTTGCTTTGAGTATGCTGCTTTTTGTCGCAGGAAAGTTGTTATATTCTATTTTATTTACACATAAAGAAGACTTTAAAATAAAGCGTTTAATACCTTTTTTTGTGTTTTGTGTGTTAGTAATAGCTTTCGTTTTTAATTTTATATATCCTAGACTAGGTAATTATTTTATACCTGTAACTTTATATTTTATTATTACGTTGATAATGAGTCTTTTTGCTTATATTAGGTACGGAATTGTAAGTAAGAAAAGTTATACAATGGTTATGTTGGGTATTTCTGTTTTCTTAATTTCTGAAATAATTATGGTCTTTAAAACGTTTTATGATGTGTTTCCGTATCAAGACTTTTTAATTATGTTTTTTATGGTATTGGACAATATTTAA
- a CDS encoding lysoplasmalogenase, which yields MKSIFKNTTQFTILYFTVLFIDIFLKEIERFFYLRMFTKASVLLLLMVYFYYSRQGVFRFRDKLFLSGLVVFMIGDFFLTLYQTMEFYILGMILFIIGKLIYTARFSNQNDFSTKKLIPFFVIIFFYIVFITVMVYDNLGDFFIPVLIYLFASMILALFTYLRKDVVNNISFLIVLLGVISSVFSDSITVLQSFYDQDFGYHQYTIMFFYGLFQYLVVIGITKEELISNEIKPHL from the coding sequence ATGAAATCTATTTTTAAAAATACTACACAATTTACCATACTGTATTTTACTGTGCTTTTTATTGACATTTTTTTAAAAGAAATTGAAAGATTTTTTTATTTAAGAATGTTTACTAAAGCATCGGTCTTGCTATTATTAATGGTGTATTTTTATTATAGTAGGCAAGGTGTTTTTAGGTTTAGAGATAAATTATTTTTATCCGGTTTAGTCGTTTTTATGATTGGAGATTTTTTTCTAACACTTTACCAAACCATGGAATTTTATATTCTAGGAATGATTCTTTTTATTATTGGTAAATTAATTTATACAGCTAGATTTTCTAATCAAAATGATTTTAGTACAAAAAAGTTAATACCTTTTTTTGTTATTATTTTTTTCTATATAGTCTTTATAACTGTTATGGTTTATGATAATTTAGGAGACTTTTTTATACCTGTGCTAATATATCTGTTTGCTTCAATGATATTAGCATTATTTACTTATTTGCGTAAAGATGTAGTTAATAATATTAGTTTTCTAATTGTTTTATTAGGAGTTATAAGTAGTGTGTTTTCAGATAGTATTACTGTACTTCAATCTTTTTACGATCAAGATTTTGGGTATCATCAATATACTATAATGTTTTTTTATGGCTTATTTCAATACCTTGTAGTAATAGGAATAACAAAAGAAGAGTTAATTTCAAACGAAATTAAGCCTCATCTTTAA
- a CDS encoding GlmU family protein, with protein MNYILFDGTVREQLLPFTYTRPVADIRVGILTIREKWETFLETTTTTVTEDYLSEKYPMVEMEENIMLNAAYLPNPEIVELIKNLEENQAIFKDEDVIAFFTKEMQDDIDFDSFEAIEFENDIIKIEHTWDIFSKNGDAIQQDFDLLTEGKTSMPIPSSNNVIAPENIFIEEGAKLEFTTLNASSGPIYIGKNAEIMEGSIVRGPLALCDNAAIKLGAKIYGPTTIGPFSKVGGEVNNSVLFGYSNKGHDGFLGNSVLGEWCNLGADTNNSNLKNNYAEVRLWSYQTEGFARTGLQFCGLMMGDHSKCGINTMFNTGTVVGVNANIFGSGFPRNFVPSYSWGGSSGFSTYLTKKAFEVAKVVMSRRNIEFTTQDQEILEHVFELTKKYRNY; from the coding sequence ATGAATTACATTTTATTTGATGGTACTGTTAGAGAGCAATTATTACCATTTACATATACTAGACCAGTTGCAGATATTAGAGTAGGTATTCTTACTATTAGAGAAAAATGGGAAACTTTTTTAGAAACTACAACTACAACAGTAACAGAAGATTATTTATCTGAAAAATACCCTATGGTAGAAATGGAAGAAAATATAATGCTTAATGCTGCATATTTACCTAATCCAGAAATCGTAGAGTTAATAAAAAATTTAGAAGAAAATCAAGCGATTTTTAAAGATGAAGATGTTATAGCTTTTTTTACAAAAGAAATGCAAGATGATATAGATTTTGATTCTTTTGAAGCTATAGAATTTGAAAATGATATTATTAAAATAGAACATACTTGGGATATATTTTCTAAAAACGGAGACGCCATACAACAGGATTTTGATTTGTTAACTGAAGGAAAAACATCAATGCCAATTCCAAGCTCTAATAATGTTATAGCTCCAGAAAATATATTTATAGAAGAAGGTGCAAAATTAGAATTCACTACATTAAATGCGTCTTCAGGACCAATCTACATTGGTAAAAATGCCGAAATAATGGAAGGTTCTATCGTTAGAGGACCATTAGCATTATGTGATAATGCTGCTATAAAATTGGGAGCAAAAATATATGGACCAACAACCATAGGTCCGTTTAGTAAAGTTGGAGGAGAAGTTAATAATAGCGTATTATTTGGATATTCTAACAAAGGACATGATGGATTTTTAGGAAATTCTGTATTAGGAGAATGGTGTAATTTAGGAGCAGACACAAATAATTCTAATCTTAAAAATAACTATGCTGAAGTAAGATTATGGAGTTATCAAACAGAAGGTTTTGCTAGAACTGGTTTACAGTTTTGTGGTTTAATGATGGGTGATCACAGTAAATGCGGTATAAATACAATGTTTAATACTGGTACTGTTGTTGGTGTTAATGCAAACATTTTTGGAAGTGGTTTTCCAAGAAATTTTGTACCAAGTTACAGTTGGGGCGGATCTTCAGGTTTTTCTACTTACTTAACCAAAAAAGCGTTTGAAGTAGCCAAAGTAGTTATGTCCAGAAGAAATATCGAGTTTACAACTCAGGATCAAGAGATATTAGAGCATGTTTTTGAATTAACTAAAAAATACCGTAACTATTAA
- a CDS encoding type B 50S ribosomal protein L31: MKKDIHPENYRMVAFKDMSNEDVFLTKSTADTNETIEVDGVEYPLIKMEISRTSHPFYTGKSKLIDTAGRIDKFKSKYAKFKK; encoded by the coding sequence ATGAAAAAAGATATACATCCAGAAAATTATAGAATGGTAGCATTTAAAGACATGTCTAACGAAGACGTATTTTTAACAAAGTCTACTGCTGATACTAATGAAACTATTGAAGTTGATGGTGTTGAGTATCCATTAATTAAAATGGAAATTTCTAGAACGTCTCATCCTTTTTACACAGGTAAATCTAAGTTAATAGATACAGCTGGACGTATTGATAAATTTAAAAGCAAATACGCTAAATTTAAAAAATAA
- a CDS encoding GNAT family N-acetyltransferase, giving the protein MIDAAELVDNDFLRQFELKMDDHFAKIEYSLQERKIFLTKLIVPEALDNDQFKNDFLKLVFENIEERNLSVVPTSPYIAKFIRRNRQYKRLLPVGVRI; this is encoded by the coding sequence ATGATTGATGCAGCTGAGCTTGTTGACAATGATTTTTTACGTCAATTTGAACTGAAGATGGATGATCATTTTGCTAAAATTGAATACTCTTTACAAGAAAGAAAGATCTTTTTAACAAAATTAATTGTACCTGAAGCGCTAGATAACGACCAGTTTAAAAACGATTTTTTAAAATTAGTTTTTGAAAACATCGAAGAAAGAAACTTAAGCGTTGTTCCTACAAGTCCTTACATTGCAAAATTTATTAGAAGAAATAGGCAATATAAAAGATTATTACCTGTTGGTGTAAGAATATAA
- the mtaB gene encoding tRNA (N(6)-L-threonylcarbamoyladenosine(37)-C(2))-methylthiotransferase MtaB, with amino-acid sequence MNTKKKVGFYTLGCKLNFSETSTIARSFKDEGFERVDFNDEADIYVINTCSVTENADKRFKTIVKQAQKSNPDAFIAAVGCYAQLKPQELADVNGVDLVLGATEKFKITDYLNDLSKNDLGEVHSCEIEDADFYVGSYSIGDRTRAFLKVQDGCDYKCTYCTIPLARGISRSDTLENVLKNAKEISEQNIKEIVLTGVNIGDYGKGEFGNKKHEHTFLELVKALDQVNGIERLRISSIEPNLLKNETIDFVSKSNTFVPHFHIPLQSGHNDILKLMRRRYMRELYVDRVAQIKQVMPHACIGVDVIVGFPGETDDHFLETYNFLNQLDISYLHVFTYSERENTVAATMEGVVPKNVRSKRSKMLRGLSVKKRRAFYESQIGTKRTVLFESENKEGYIHGFTENYVKVKTPWNPELVNTLHEVELTKIDTDGLVRFEFLNLEVA; translated from the coding sequence TTGAATACCAAAAAGAAAGTTGGCTTTTATACATTAGGTTGTAAACTTAATTTTTCTGAAACATCAACTATCGCAAGATCTTTTAAAGATGAAGGTTTTGAGCGTGTAGATTTTAATGATGAAGCAGATATTTATGTAATAAACACATGTTCTGTAACCGAAAATGCAGATAAACGTTTTAAAACCATTGTAAAACAAGCACAAAAATCTAATCCAGATGCTTTTATTGCAGCTGTAGGTTGTTATGCCCAATTAAAGCCTCAAGAATTGGCAGATGTAAATGGTGTTGATTTGGTGCTTGGTGCTACCGAAAAATTTAAAATAACAGATTACCTTAACGATTTATCTAAAAACGATTTAGGAGAAGTACATTCTTGCGAAATCGAAGACGCAGATTTTTATGTAGGATCGTATTCCATAGGCGATAGGACACGTGCATTTTTAAAAGTACAAGACGGTTGCGATTATAAATGTACTTATTGTACAATACCTTTAGCAAGAGGAATTTCACGTAGTGATACCTTAGAAAACGTACTTAAAAACGCCAAAGAAATTTCCGAGCAAAATATAAAAGAAATTGTATTAACCGGAGTAAATATTGGTGATTACGGTAAAGGTGAATTTGGAAATAAAAAACACGAACATACCTTTTTAGAGCTAGTAAAAGCATTAGATCAAGTTAATGGTATAGAACGCTTACGTATATCTTCCATAGAGCCAAATCTATTAAAAAACGAAACGATAGATTTTGTATCTAAAAGCAACACATTTGTACCACATTTTCATATACCATTACAAAGTGGGCATAATGATATTTTAAAGTTAATGAGGCGACGTTACATGAGAGAATTGTATGTAGATCGTGTCGCTCAAATTAAACAAGTTATGCCTCATGCCTGTATTGGAGTAGATGTAATTGTTGGTTTTCCTGGAGAAACAGACGATCATTTTTTAGAAACATATAACTTTTTAAACCAATTAGATATTTCTTATTTGCATGTGTTTACTTATTCTGAAAGAGAAAATACAGTAGCAGCAACAATGGAAGGTGTCGTGCCTAAAAATGTAAGATCTAAAAGAAGTAAAATGTTACGTGGATTAAGTGTTAAAAAACGTCGTGCGTTTTATGAGTCACAAATAGGAACAAAACGAACAGTACTTTTTGAATCTGAAAATAAAGAAGGCTACATACATGGATTTACAGAAAATTACGTAAAAGTAAAAACACCATGGAATCCAGAATTAGTTAATACTTTACACGAGGTAGAATTAACAAAAATAGATACAGATGGACTTGTACGTTTTGAGTTTTTAAACTTAGAAGTAGCATAA
- a CDS encoding lytic transglycosylase domain-containing protein — translation MKIIKNALALVGLLAIGALSINAMQEAPTDENFEKKLINDYNVYALQVPDYMDFAGEEVPLSNPDILERMDRELLVNTYWQSNGLLMFKRAKKYFPIIEPILAKHGVPDDFKYLAVIESGLTNAKSPAGASGFWQIMKTTGREYGLEVNDNVDERYHLEKATEVACDYLKKAKENLGSWTLAAAAYNAGNAGVSRRLNEQKVNGYYDLLLGEETGRYVFRILALKEILSNPSKYGFNFRDKDLYSKVPTYLVEVDTAVTDFAGFAKQFGINYKILKLHNPWLREPHLNNKSRKQYFIELPKEGYYKN, via the coding sequence ATGAAGATTATAAAAAACGCATTAGCACTAGTAGGATTATTAGCAATAGGAGCGTTGTCTATTAACGCTATGCAAGAAGCGCCTACAGACGAAAATTTTGAAAAAAAATTGATAAACGATTATAACGTTTACGCTTTACAAGTACCAGATTATATGGATTTTGCAGGAGAAGAAGTGCCATTATCAAATCCAGATATTTTAGAACGTATGGATAGAGAGCTATTAGTAAATACCTATTGGCAATCTAATGGATTATTAATGTTTAAAAGAGCAAAAAAATACTTTCCTATTATCGAGCCTATCTTAGCTAAACATGGTGTTCCAGACGATTTTAAATATTTAGCCGTAATAGAAAGTGGTTTAACCAATGCAAAGTCACCAGCTGGAGCAAGTGGTTTTTGGCAAATTATGAAAACTACTGGAAGAGAATACGGATTAGAAGTAAACGATAATGTAGATGAAAGATATCACTTAGAAAAAGCAACCGAAGTCGCTTGCGATTACCTTAAAAAAGCAAAAGAAAATCTAGGAAGTTGGACACTTGCTGCAGCAGCTTACAATGCAGGTAATGCTGGTGTTTCTAGACGTTTAAACGAACAAAAAGTTAATGGGTATTATGATTTGTTATTAGGTGAAGAAACAGGTCGTTATGTATTTAGGATTTTAGCGTTAAAAGAAATTTTATCTAATCCATCAAAGTATGGTTTCAATTTTAGAGATAAAGATTTATACTCTAAAGTACCAACATATTTGGTAGAAGTAGACACAGCAGTAACAGATTTTGCAGGTTTTGCAAAACAATTTGGTATAAATTATAAGATTTTAAAGCTTCATAATCCTTGGTTAAGAGAACCGCATTTAAATAACAAGTCAAGAAAACAATATTTTATAGAGTTGCCTAAAGAAGGTTATTATAAAAACTAA
- a CDS encoding lysoplasmalogenase: MKQNIFKNFKYFTLLYLFVLVIDTFVKNSDYKYSLRYITKPLLVVLLIVFFLINNKEKYKSGFCLVLGAYILFFLGDILLIGNDTKLKFAIGGTFFGIAKVLLSIRFTNTQDFEIKKLLPFLAFCFVYMSVIMLFIYNNLKFYFIPSLCYLLVVMMMGQFAYLRKKEVNNTSYYLVLFGVFFSMLSDGITFLKVFYDSKILYHTITIMSFYAISQFLIVVGIVKETSSLTKLKLQRVKSKTDK; the protein is encoded by the coding sequence ATGAAACAAAATATTTTCAAAAATTTTAAATATTTTACGCTTCTTTATTTATTTGTTTTAGTGATTGACACCTTTGTTAAAAACTCTGACTATAAATACTCTTTAAGGTATATTACCAAGCCTCTTTTGGTAGTATTATTAATTGTATTCTTTTTAATAAATAATAAAGAAAAATATAAATCCGGATTTTGTTTAGTCCTTGGTGCTTATATACTATTTTTTTTAGGCGATATACTATTAATAGGTAATGATACTAAATTAAAATTTGCAATTGGTGGTACCTTTTTTGGTATAGCAAAAGTGCTTTTGTCCATCAGATTTACTAATACACAAGATTTTGAAATTAAAAAGTTATTACCATTTTTAGCGTTTTGTTTTGTTTACATGAGTGTTATTATGCTTTTTATTTATAATAATCTTAAATTTTATTTTATTCCATCGTTATGCTATTTATTGGTGGTAATGATGATGGGACAATTTGCTTATTTGCGTAAAAAAGAAGTTAATAATACAAGTTATTATTTAGTACTTTTTGGTGTGTTTTTTTCGATGTTATCCGATGGAATTACTTTTCTAAAAGTATTTTACGATTCTAAAATACTTTACCATACCATTACTATAATGTCTTTTTATGCGATATCTCAATTTTTAATTGTAGTAGGCATTGTAAAAGAAACGTCTAGTCTAACAAAATTAAAGTTACAACGTGTTAAAAGTAAAACTGATAAATAA
- a CDS encoding ABC transporter substrate-binding protein, translating to MIRRFIVITLAIIIWSCSSSKKENKDHLVFRYNEHKNIGSLDPAFAKDNADIWAVNQLFNGLVEMDDSLNVIPSIAKRWDISSDGLQYTFTLKNNVYFHKHKLFKNNTRAVKAQDFEYSFNRILDPKLASSGQWVFNKVKHFKAKNDSTFIIQLKQPFPAFLGLLTMKYCSVVPKEIVTHYGSYFRSNPIGTGPFKFKRWEENIKLVLRKNNNYFETDKNGTQLPYLEAIAITFLPDKQSEFMQFTQGNLDFLNSLDASYQDEILTTKGDLRSKYHSTVNVIKGPYLNTEYLAFFLDSDKDEILSKTIREAINYGFDREKMITYLRNGIGIPANGGFIPKGLPGYSTTNGFTYNPEKAKQLVNNYKATTNKQPEVTITTTGNYLIFCEYIQRELTKIGLTVNVDVIPASTLKEGKANGKLDLFRASWVADYPDAQNYLSLFYGENFAPNGPNYTHFYNATYDSLYTSSFLKSDINQREQIYKTLDSIIIDHAPIVPLYYDEVIRFTRKNIKGLGSNPINLLQLKRVKKIKDEA from the coding sequence ATGATTAGACGTTTTATAGTTATTACATTAGCCATTATAATTTGGTCGTGTTCTTCATCTAAAAAAGAAAATAAAGATCACTTAGTATTTAGATATAACGAGCATAAAAATATTGGATCTTTAGATCCAGCATTTGCTAAAGACAATGCAGATATTTGGGCAGTAAATCAACTATTTAATGGATTGGTAGAAATGGATGATAGCTTAAATGTTATACCAAGTATAGCCAAACGTTGGGACATTTCTTCAGATGGATTACAATATACATTCACATTAAAAAACAATGTTTATTTTCATAAACATAAACTATTTAAAAATAATACTAGAGCAGTAAAAGCGCAAGATTTTGAATATAGTTTTAATCGTATTTTAGATCCTAAATTAGCCTCTTCTGGACAATGGGTTTTTAATAAAGTAAAACATTTTAAAGCTAAAAACGATAGTACGTTTATCATACAATTAAAGCAACCTTTTCCTGCATTTTTAGGCTTATTAACAATGAAGTATTGCAGCGTTGTACCTAAAGAAATTGTAACGCATTACGGTTCTTATTTTAGATCAAACCCAATTGGTACTGGTCCATTCAAGTTTAAACGTTGGGAAGAAAACATCAAACTAGTTTTAAGAAAGAATAATAATTATTTTGAAACTGACAAAAACGGAACACAATTACCTTATTTAGAAGCAATTGCCATTACCTTTTTACCAGACAAACAAAGTGAATTTATGCAATTTACCCAAGGTAATTTGGATTTTTTAAACAGTTTAGACGCGTCTTATCAAGATGAAATTTTAACTACTAAAGGTGATTTAAGATCAAAATACCATTCTACAGTAAACGTGATTAAAGGACCTTACTTAAATACCGAATACCTTGCGTTTTTCTTAGATAGCGATAAAGATGAAATCTTATCTAAAACCATTAGAGAAGCCATAAACTATGGTTTTGATCGCGAAAAGATGATTACATATCTTAGAAACGGTATTGGTATACCAGCAAATGGCGGATTTATACCAAAAGGCTTACCTGGATACAGTACAACTAACGGTTTTACCTATAACCCTGAAAAAGCAAAACAGCTTGTAAATAACTATAAAGCTACAACCAATAAACAACCAGAAGTAACCATAACAACAACAGGCAATTATTTAATTTTTTGCGAGTACATACAACGCGAATTAACTAAAATTGGTTTAACTGTTAATGTAGATGTTATTCCTGCGTCTACTTTAAAAGAAGGAAAAGCTAATGGTAAATTAGATTTATTTAGAGCTAGTTGGGTTGCAGATTATCCTGATGCACAAAACTATCTTTCTTTATTTTACGGTGAAAATTTTGCTCCAAACGGACCTAATTACACACATTTTTATAATGCGACATACGATAGTTTATATACATCAAGCTTTTTAAAAAGTGATATAAACCAAAGAGAACAAATTTATAAAACACTTGATAGTATAATTATAGATCACGCACCAATAGTACCATTGTATTATGACGAGGTTATTAGATTTACTAGAAAAAATATTAAAGGCTTAGGAAGTAATCCTATTAACTTACTTCAATTAAAACGAGTTAAAAAAATTAAAGATGAGGCTTAA